From Gloeocapsopsis sp. IPPAS B-1203, one genomic window encodes:
- a CDS encoding Rpn family recombination-promoting nuclease/putative transposase — translation MKTDSILYRLFKTFPGVFFELLGQSPLEAQAYEFLSVEVKQTNFRIDGAFLPKQPDLERPIHFTEFQFQPDTGLYSRLLTEIFMYLDKTEIRNDWRGTVIWMSRRLDPGIPIRYWEFFESQRVQVIYLDELRNFANQSIGLGTLTLVVEPPEQASAKARSLIDRSKQVPDEQVRRKLVELIETIIVYKFPHKSQAEIQAMLGLGDLKQTRVYQEGLEDGERKGRVEGKLEGKLEAVPRLLKLGLTLEQVAQALELDVAEVRKAARVQF, via the coding sequence GTGAAAACTGATTCAATTCTCTATCGACTGTTCAAAACATTTCCTGGCGTTTTCTTTGAATTACTCGGTCAATCGCCATTGGAAGCACAAGCCTATGAATTTTTGTCAGTAGAAGTCAAGCAAACAAATTTTCGGATTGACGGGGCATTTTTACCCAAACAACCAGATTTAGAACGTCCCATTCATTTCACTGAATTTCAGTTTCAACCAGATACCGGACTTTATTCCCGCCTCCTCACGGAAATTTTTATGTATCTGGATAAGACAGAAATACGCAACGATTGGCGAGGAACTGTGATTTGGATGAGTCGCCGCCTCGATCCTGGTATCCCGATACGCTATTGGGAGTTTTTTGAAAGTCAACGAGTGCAAGTCATTTACCTAGATGAGTTGAGGAATTTTGCTAATCAATCAATTGGTTTAGGAACTCTCACATTAGTAGTGGAACCACCAGAACAAGCCAGTGCAAAAGCGCGGAGTTTAATTGATAGAAGTAAACAAGTTCCTGATGAACAGGTCAGGAGAAAATTAGTAGAATTAATAGAGACAATCATTGTTTATAAGTTTCCTCACAAAAGTCAAGCGGAGATTCAAGCAATGTTAGGATTAGGCGATTTGAAACAAACCAGGGTTTACCAAGAAGGCTTGGAAGATGGAGAGCGTAAGGGGCGTGTTGAGGGTAAACTCGAAGGTAAACTTGAAGCAGTACCTCGGTTATTGAAGTTGGGGTTGACTTTAGAACAGGTAGCACAAGCACTAGAATTAGATGTTGCAGAAGTTAGAAAAGCTGCGCGTGTCCAATTTTGA
- a CDS encoding DUF4351 domain-containing protein, with translation MLKKRVGELPQEPQGRIQTLSLKQLEALGEALLDFTAIENLLNWLEVNQTV, from the coding sequence ATACTCAAAAAACGGGTAGGAGAGTTACCACAAGAGCCTCAGGGGCGAATTCAAACTCTTTCTCTAAAACAGTTAGAGGCACTAGGTGAAGCTTTATTAGATTTTACAGCCATTGAGAATTTACTGAATTGGTTGGAAGTAAATCAAACAGTGTAG
- a CDS encoding TonB-dependent receptor has protein sequence MRQRLIGLMLLGTVWAIAIPSVTAQEEIPSKTLAEWIATTRKSQNSDIAQNVAVQVTGVSVFDTDTGLEIVLETTGELSQPITSVVGNTLIADIPNAVLNLPEPQEPQFVNPSAEIASLSVTNLPNNQIRVAIEGVNAPPTAQVSASAQELILTVTSSAAADVTEDDEAIQIVVTATRTEEAVEDVPRSVTVVEREQIEQQVTVSQSRNLQDILGNLVPGLAPTTQSNNNTNQTLRGRQVQVLIDGVPLRSNLTNQPRDFRSIDPDSIERVEIVRGPSATYGDGGTGGVINIITRRPPEGEILSTVEVGVNAAAGGGDSFLLGDSFGNFFKYGLAGNEGIVDFVFDFSRSYTGGFFDARGDRIPQFAQDSDAETLSVLGKIGLNFTEDQRLQFSASYFEANENFRIISDPIIEDIPGIQYARALEVPGIEVIGGNEAGNHTSVFNVSYTHANLLGSRVQAQAFYRNGPASFTPEDFRPFDFVDPGIFQSTIERELFGGRLQVETPFSSTLSVLWGADYLDEDISQVITFFDPEVYDATNRRVFQAIGTRSYMPPHNFTNLGLFAQAQWNLTDALRLSGGIRYERFALSVDDYTTVGFGLTPDRAIAGGDVSFDDVLFNIGATYNLTENLSVFASFAQGFSAPTFGTILRDPPEDFTSVTDDFDVISPQLVNSYEIGVRGNWANIQASLAGFYNESELGIGFEESPLGTRIARQPQRFIGLEGTVDWQPINNLALGGSVTLLRGEFENEDGDYLAIDGFTVFPPKLTAYVQHETDFGWRNRLQLLYVGDRSAAFDDGVDPVPVTGYTTLDLISSIPLLGGRLSFSVENLLNRQYAPFLNQVDGGYFEPGNVAARGRTISVNYSIDW, from the coding sequence ATGAGGCAACGATTGATTGGGTTGATGCTATTAGGGACAGTGTGGGCGATCGCGATTCCATCTGTAACAGCACAAGAGGAAATACCGAGTAAAACGCTTGCAGAATGGATTGCGACAACAAGGAAATCACAAAATTCTGACATCGCGCAAAATGTTGCTGTACAAGTCACTGGCGTAAGTGTCTTTGATACAGACACAGGGCTAGAAATTGTTTTAGAAACCACAGGGGAATTGTCGCAACCTATAACGTCTGTTGTTGGTAATACTTTAATTGCAGATATTCCAAATGCAGTTCTGAATCTACCAGAACCACAAGAACCTCAATTTGTCAATCCATCAGCAGAAATTGCATCGCTATCGGTAACAAATTTGCCGAATAATCAAATTCGAGTTGCCATTGAAGGAGTCAATGCACCACCGACGGCACAAGTCAGTGCATCTGCTCAAGAATTGATATTAACTGTGACTTCCAGTGCCGCAGCAGATGTCACTGAAGATGATGAAGCAATTCAGATTGTCGTCACAGCAACACGCACAGAAGAAGCCGTAGAGGATGTACCGCGTTCGGTTACAGTGGTAGAGCGCGAACAAATCGAGCAACAAGTCACTGTTTCGCAGTCAAGAAACCTGCAAGATATTCTGGGTAATCTCGTTCCTGGGTTAGCACCGACAACGCAAAGTAACAACAATACAAATCAAACCCTTCGAGGCAGACAAGTTCAGGTTCTCATTGATGGCGTACCGCTGCGTTCAAACTTAACAAACCAACCGCGAGATTTTAGAAGTATCGATCCCGATTCGATTGAACGTGTTGAAATTGTACGCGGACCAAGTGCAACTTATGGTGATGGTGGTACTGGAGGTGTAATTAATATTATTACCCGCCGACCTCCAGAAGGAGAAATCTTAAGCACTGTCGAAGTTGGTGTCAATGCTGCTGCGGGTGGAGGCGATTCATTTTTACTAGGTGACAGTTTTGGTAACTTCTTTAAATACGGGCTTGCGGGTAATGAAGGCATTGTCGATTTTGTATTTGACTTCTCGCGTTCGTACACTGGTGGATTTTTTGATGCACGAGGCGATCGCATTCCGCAATTTGCCCAAGATTCGGATGCAGAAACGTTAAGTGTACTGGGTAAAATCGGCTTGAATTTCACCGAAGATCAACGCTTGCAGTTTAGTGCTAGCTACTTTGAAGCTAACGAAAACTTTCGCATTATTAGCGATCCTATTATCGAAGATATTCCAGGAATTCAGTATGCCCGCGCGCTGGAAGTTCCAGGAATTGAAGTTATTGGCGGTAATGAAGCAGGGAATCACACGAGTGTTTTTAACGTCAGCTATACGCACGCAAATCTTTTAGGTAGTCGCGTCCAAGCACAAGCATTTTACCGCAATGGTCCTGCATCATTTACACCTGAAGACTTTAGACCGTTTGATTTTGTCGATCCTGGAATTTTTCAAAGTACGATTGAACGCGAGTTATTTGGCGGTAGACTCCAGGTAGAAACACCTTTTTCCTCAACATTGAGCGTGTTATGGGGTGCAGATTACCTCGATGAAGATATCTCGCAGGTAATTACGTTCTTCGATCCTGAAGTGTATGATGCGACAAACCGTCGAGTCTTTCAAGCAATTGGTACGCGAAGCTATATGCCACCGCATAATTTTACCAACCTTGGCTTATTTGCTCAAGCACAGTGGAATTTGACTGACGCTTTGCGTCTTAGTGGTGGAATACGTTACGAACGCTTTGCCTTAAGTGTGGATGATTACACAACGGTTGGGTTTGGGTTGACTCCAGATCGGGCGATCGCTGGTGGAGATGTTAGCTTTGATGACGTTTTGTTTAACATTGGCGCAACGTATAATTTAACTGAAAATCTCAGCGTGTTTGCCAGCTTTGCACAAGGCTTTTCCGCGCCAACTTTTGGCACAATTTTGCGCGATCCACCCGAAGATTTCACCTCAGTTACGGATGATTTTGATGTCATTAGTCCGCAACTGGTAAATAGTTATGAAATTGGAGTGCGGGGAAATTGGGCGAATATCCAAGCTTCACTTGCGGGTTTCTACAACGAGTCAGAACTCGGGATCGGATTTGAAGAATCTCCCTTAGGTACTCGCATTGCGCGTCAACCGCAACGGTTTATCGGGTTAGAAGGAACTGTAGATTGGCAACCTATCAATAATTTGGCGTTAGGTGGAAGTGTAACGTTACTTCGAGGTGAATTTGAAAATGAAGATGGCGATTACTTAGCGATTGATGGATTTACGGTTTTTCCACCGAAGTTAACGGCTTACGTACAACACGAAACTGATTTTGGCTGGCGGAATCGTTTGCAATTACTTTATGTTGGCGATCGCAGTGCGGCTTTTGATGATGGTGTCGATCCGGTTCCCGTGACAGGTTACACAACACTTGACTTGATTAGCAGTATCCCACTACTTGGAGGTAGACTATCATTTAGCGTTGAAAATCTCCTCAATCGACAATACGCACCTTTCTTGAATCAGGTTGATGGTGGATATTTTGAACCTGGAAACGTTGCTGCACGAGGTCGTACGATTAGTGTTAACTATTCGATTGATTGGTGA
- a CDS encoding sucrase ferredoxin, with protein MIRSFCADASRHAGEDPIGWASFDETLILIECPPPWSANKFESKAAPASLISLVDQFDEVEASLRVLLIYGEALQQHTRLIIFRQKSELSNGYCKQEAQFSDIDAAVQNLPNYLADSTLGADATPTRDILVCTHGSHDRCCGKYGYPFYRQAAAIVHDLGLANVRVWQSSHFGGHRFAPTILDFPDGRCYGRLTPETFISILTRQGDIQALKNVYRGWGILAGSEYPIAAQVMERELMLQHGWDWFNYKVAYRIVEESADRVFSRVELTVAQPNGSLHCYQADVVEDESRVLHIIGDCHGEVEKLPHRVVKNLVEV; from the coding sequence ATGATTCGTTCCTTTTGTGCTGATGCGTCGCGTCATGCGGGAGAAGATCCTATTGGTTGGGCGAGTTTTGATGAAACCTTGATCCTAATTGAGTGTCCGCCGCCTTGGAGTGCGAATAAGTTTGAGTCTAAAGCCGCGCCAGCAAGTCTAATTTCTTTGGTAGATCAATTTGATGAAGTTGAAGCATCGCTGAGGGTGTTATTGATTTACGGTGAAGCGCTGCAACAGCATACGCGCTTAATTATCTTTCGCCAAAAATCAGAACTGTCAAATGGTTATTGCAAACAAGAAGCGCAATTTTCAGATATTGATGCTGCGGTACAGAATTTACCCAACTATTTAGCCGATTCTACGCTGGGTGCTGATGCGACACCAACGCGAGATATTTTAGTTTGCACGCATGGTAGTCACGATCGCTGCTGTGGAAAGTATGGCTATCCGTTTTATCGGCAAGCTGCGGCAATTGTACACGATTTGGGTTTAGCAAATGTCCGCGTTTGGCAATCAAGTCACTTTGGCGGACATCGATTCGCGCCTACAATCCTTGATTTTCCCGATGGGCGGTGTTACGGAAGACTCACACCAGAAACTTTTATCTCAATTCTGACTCGTCAGGGTGATATTCAAGCGTTGAAAAATGTCTATCGCGGTTGGGGAATTCTTGCGGGTTCTGAGTACCCCATCGCCGCCCAAGTTATGGAACGCGAATTGATGTTACAACACGGTTGGGACTGGTTTAATTACAAAGTTGCTTATCGTATTGTGGAAGAAAGTGCCGATCGCGTTTTTAGTCGTGTTGAATTGACTGTAGCTCAGCCGAATGGTTCATTGCATTGCTATCAAGCTGATGTTGTTGAAGATGAAAGTCGCGTACTTCACATAATTGGTGATTGTCATGGTGAAGTTGAAAAGTTACCGCATCGCGTTGTCAAAAATTTAGTAGAGGTTTGA
- a CDS encoding iron-siderophore ABC transporter substrate-binding protein, translated as MLGAIAHHRRLKIIVLSVLTCLLVTACGTIRHINSPNVSVASNCQIVKHDVGETQICGQPETIAALSPPLLDILLSLGIQPAAYAEVNPLSDRVFSRPSEQIPYLGKRVTSQPVNLGDRQNPSIETLLQLKPNLILGENYLEINYKLYSKIAPTLLYEVQGDRWQQVILQIGQALGREAQAQQTLINHNQRLAQIKAQLAPVIAQQKILVLGFANEISSSFLFDRNDFVCGLLADLGFQVVNPEEERSSGIFSVEVLPQIDTDVILVLPSGENTVENAKRQWSQNSILRSLPAVQNQKVYFIDYQLTRIRGPIAAEVLINRIQELLQADKIKTNP; from the coding sequence GTGTTGGGAGCGATCGCACATCATCGCAGACTGAAAATCATTGTATTAAGTGTTCTGACTTGCTTGTTAGTAACCGCTTGCGGAACGATTCGACACATCAATTCTCCTAATGTCTCTGTTGCATCAAACTGCCAAATTGTCAAGCATGATGTTGGTGAAACTCAAATTTGCGGTCAACCGGAAACGATTGCGGCGCTGAGTCCGCCACTCCTCGATATTTTATTGTCATTGGGAATACAACCTGCTGCGTATGCGGAAGTCAATCCCTTAAGTGATCGCGTCTTTAGTCGCCCCAGCGAACAAATTCCGTATTTAGGTAAGCGTGTCACAAGTCAACCTGTTAATTTAGGCGATCGCCAAAATCCCTCAATCGAAACACTGCTGCAATTAAAACCTAACTTGATTTTGGGTGAAAATTACCTTGAAATTAATTACAAATTATATTCTAAAATCGCTCCAACACTACTATATGAAGTACAAGGAGATCGCTGGCAACAAGTTATTTTGCAAATTGGTCAAGCTTTAGGACGCGAGGCGCAAGCACAGCAAACTCTGATCAATCATAACCAGCGACTTGCTCAAATCAAAGCACAATTAGCACCTGTCATTGCACAACAGAAAATTCTTGTTTTAGGCTTTGCTAACGAAATTTCGAGTTCGTTCTTATTTGATCGCAATGATTTTGTCTGTGGCTTACTCGCAGATTTAGGTTTTCAAGTTGTCAATCCTGAAGAAGAACGCAGTAGCGGTATCTTTTCAGTGGAAGTATTACCGCAAATTGATACCGATGTAATTTTAGTGTTGCCTTCAGGAGAAAATACAGTAGAAAATGCTAAACGCCAGTGGAGTCAAAATTCAATTTTGCGATCGCTGCCCGCAGTTCAAAATCAAAAAGTTTATTTCATCGACTATCAACTTACCCGTATTCGCGGACCAATTGCTGCTGAAGTCTTGATTAATCGAATACAAGAACTATTACAAGCAGATAAAATAAAAACAAATCCATAA
- a CDS encoding AraC family transcriptional regulator, with protein sequence MAITLLEREYADLWYNNHILELEPFETVEKCPEQLGSGYQRWILLNGIDLLIHDYEFCDDVVIKLEETSGCIEFGFQVLGHHQYPDCAQHSAGSYRIRSSGQNFVEWGVMQNAIAQKSAGKILQIDIHLDSPELLHCFCTSGSSLPLAVQQLIAGNEQPYAHIGNITPAMKLVLEQILNCPYQGATKQMYLGAKCLELIAMKIAQLGEVNHKTYPRLSRSEIDQIRQAKDIICQNLCDPPSLLSLARQVGLNDCTLKRGFRQIFGTSVFGYLHDRRMEYARQLLQEQAITITGVAAMVGYANRGHFAAAFRKKFGVSPSHYLSQHGNG encoded by the coding sequence GTGGCAATTACCCTCTTAGAAAGGGAATACGCGGATTTGTGGTATAACAATCACATTCTAGAATTAGAGCCTTTTGAAACTGTAGAAAAATGCCCTGAGCAATTGGGTAGTGGTTATCAACGATGGATCTTACTGAATGGGATTGATTTATTAATTCACGACTACGAATTTTGTGATGATGTTGTCATAAAGTTAGAGGAAACTTCTGGCTGTATTGAATTTGGATTTCAAGTGTTGGGTCATCACCAATACCCCGATTGTGCGCAGCACAGCGCTGGAAGCTATCGCATCCGTAGCAGCGGTCAAAACTTTGTAGAATGGGGTGTCATGCAAAATGCGATCGCTCAAAAGTCGGCGGGGAAAATTCTCCAAATAGACATTCATCTCGATTCGCCTGAACTCCTACACTGCTTTTGTACATCTGGATCGTCTCTACCTTTAGCTGTTCAGCAGCTAATTGCAGGCAACGAGCAACCTTATGCTCATATCGGTAATATCACACCAGCGATGAAGTTGGTGCTAGAGCAGATTCTTAACTGCCCTTATCAAGGTGCAACAAAGCAAATGTATCTTGGGGCAAAGTGTTTAGAACTGATCGCAATGAAGATTGCCCAGCTGGGAGAAGTTAATCATAAGACTTACCCACGATTAAGCCGCAGCGAAATAGACCAAATTCGGCAAGCAAAAGACATTATCTGTCAAAATCTGTGCGATCCGCCTTCATTACTCTCGCTAGCACGGCAAGTTGGTTTAAATGACTGCACTTTAAAACGTGGATTTCGTCAAATCTTTGGTACAAGCGTTTTTGGTTACTTACACGATCGCCGGATGGAGTACGCGCGTCAGCTACTGCAAGAACAAGCAATAACGATTACAGGTGTCGCGGCGATGGTTGGTTATGCCAATCGCGGACATTTCGCAGCTGCATTTCGCAAAAAGTTTGGCGTGAGTCCGAGTCATTATTTATCGCAACATGGGAATGGGTAA
- a CDS encoding iron-siderophore ABC transporter substrate-binding protein, with product MYKFLLSILLFCCFTSACDRTPNPLIQSTNTSCQEIQHEFGQTQICETPQRVVALDPRSLDLLLSLDVQPIGYAEDARVLLKTPQFGATIDVKYLGDRITTNPVYVGTWQAPSQESVLKLKPDLILLGYGGEQSLYMNFSQIAPTLPLSQSDRHWQEDLLTLSRVMNRAQQAQQVIQNHNQRIADTRAKLKAVAKQQLLLLSISGLDSIEVFTEETFAGNLLTELGFELVVPPLPVRYGAIPISLEILPQLDADIVIVMASGDSTVSQIQKLWEQSPVLRSLPVYQANQVHFVDYHLWSRITGPIATELITKQLQQILSI from the coding sequence ATGTACAAGTTCCTCCTAAGCATTCTACTGTTCTGCTGTTTTACATCCGCTTGCGATCGCACTCCTAATCCTCTTATCCAAAGCACTAATACATCCTGTCAAGAGATCCAGCACGAATTTGGTCAAACACAAATTTGTGAAACTCCCCAGCGCGTTGTCGCCCTCGATCCGCGATCGCTTGACTTATTACTTTCTCTCGACGTTCAACCCATAGGCTATGCTGAAGATGCCAGAGTTTTACTCAAAACTCCGCAATTTGGGGCGACGATTGATGTTAAATATTTGGGCGATCGCATTACGACTAATCCTGTATACGTGGGGACTTGGCAAGCACCATCACAAGAATCGGTATTAAAACTCAAACCCGATTTAATTCTGTTAGGGTACGGCGGCGAACAATCGCTGTACATGAATTTTTCCCAGATTGCCCCAACACTACCTTTATCGCAAAGCGATCGCCACTGGCAAGAAGATTTACTAACGCTTAGTCGAGTTATGAATCGCGCACAACAGGCGCAACAAGTGATTCAAAACCACAATCAGCGAATTGCAGACACGAGAGCAAAACTGAAGGCTGTCGCAAAACAACAGCTATTACTGTTATCAATCTCAGGATTGGACAGTATTGAAGTCTTTACCGAAGAAACTTTTGCCGGTAATCTCCTCACAGAACTAGGGTTTGAATTAGTAGTTCCCCCACTACCTGTGCGCTATGGTGCAATACCAATTTCTCTAGAAATCTTACCACAGCTAGATGCAGACATTGTCATTGTGATGGCGAGTGGAGATAGTACAGTTTCACAGATCCAAAAACTTTGGGAACAAAGCCCCGTGTTGCGATCGCTTCCGGTTTATCAAGCAAATCAAGTACATTTTGTTGACTATCATCTTTGGAGTCGAATCACAGGACCAATTGCCACTGAGTTGATTACTAAGCAACTCCAGCAAATATTAAGTATATAA
- a CDS encoding CPBP family intramembrane glutamic endopeptidase, with product MGVTALLLLIVSKLWLQFGNFALLPVQFTITALLKGFAVALTIAIASWVVYRIWSAYRRSANFYLELVLKPLNWADLIWVGLLPGLSEELLFRGVMLPAFGLNLAAVIVSSLCFGVLHLSGTEQWPYVIWATAVGFLLGCSALYTGNLLVPIVAHVITNLFSSYFWKWEHSR from the coding sequence ATGGGTGTCACCGCGTTGTTGTTATTAATTGTTTCTAAGCTATGGCTGCAATTTGGTAATTTTGCTTTACTACCTGTGCAATTTACCATAACAGCTTTGCTGAAGGGGTTTGCTGTCGCGTTAACAATTGCGATCGCAAGTTGGGTAGTTTACCGCATTTGGTCAGCATATCGCCGTAGTGCCAATTTTTACCTGGAATTGGTTCTCAAGCCTTTAAACTGGGCTGATTTAATTTGGGTAGGGCTACTTCCAGGACTCAGCGAAGAATTGTTGTTTCGTGGTGTCATGCTACCCGCATTCGGTTTGAATCTAGCTGCGGTGATTGTATCAAGCCTTTGTTTTGGCGTTCTTCACCTTAGTGGAACTGAGCAATGGCCTTATGTTATTTGGGCAACAGCGGTAGGATTCTTGCTAGGGTGTAGTGCTTTGTATACAGGTAACTTACTAGTACCAATTGTGGCGCACGTCATCACAAATTTATTTTCTAGCTACTTTTGGAAGTGGGAACACTCGCGGTAA
- a CDS encoding DUF3326 domain-containing protein: protein MNQRPYTVILIIPTGIGAAIGGYAGDAIPVARAIASIADRLITHPNVLNGAQLYWSLPNAFYVEGYGLDQFAAGYWGLRPVHQNRIGLILDQGIEPDLQLRQLQAADATRATLGLNLLDYVVTDTPINVELRTSDSGTSWGTIQNSGTLLRAAETLISKARVDAIAVVARFPDDMDSPALQQYRHGKGIDPLAGAEAVISHLIVREFQVPCAHAPALLPLPLDPDISPRSAAEEIGYTFLPSVLVGLSRAPQFVTSQHQSAPHDIWVNQVDAVIIPATACGGSAVLSLSQSKVQIVTVQENQTQLYVPPEPLGLKTICVNSYLEAIGILATHKAGIASTALSPVISSMYHLST from the coding sequence GTGAACCAGCGTCCTTACACTGTTATCTTAATTATACCAACTGGTATTGGTGCCGCAATTGGTGGATATGCCGGAGATGCTATACCAGTAGCGCGGGCGATCGCTTCAATTGCAGATCGCCTGATTACTCACCCAAATGTTCTCAATGGCGCACAACTATACTGGTCTTTGCCTAATGCTTTCTATGTAGAAGGCTATGGACTCGATCAATTTGCTGCAGGATACTGGGGTTTGCGTCCGGTGCATCAAAACCGTATCGGTTTAATCTTAGACCAAGGTATTGAGCCAGATCTACAACTACGACAACTTCAAGCTGCAGATGCAACCCGTGCTACTCTTGGACTCAATTTACTCGATTATGTTGTTACTGATACGCCAATAAACGTAGAATTACGTACTTCAGATTCAGGGACAAGTTGGGGTACGATTCAAAACTCGGGAACTTTACTGCGTGCAGCAGAGACTTTAATTAGCAAAGCAAGAGTAGACGCGATCGCTGTTGTTGCCCGTTTTCCTGATGATATGGACAGTCCTGCACTACAACAATATCGTCACGGCAAAGGTATTGACCCGCTTGCGGGTGCCGAAGCTGTCATTAGCCACTTAATTGTCCGAGAATTTCAGGTTCCTTGTGCCCATGCACCCGCTTTGTTACCGCTACCCCTCGATCCTGATATCTCACCACGTTCTGCTGCAGAAGAAATTGGCTATACCTTCTTACCTAGTGTACTTGTAGGCTTAAGCCGCGCCCCACAGTTCGTTACGTCACAACATCAATCGGCGCCACATGACATTTGGGTAAATCAAGTTGACGCTGTGATTATTCCTGCAACTGCTTGTGGTGGTAGCGCAGTTTTAAGTCTTAGTCAATCAAAGGTGCAAATCGTTACAGTACAAGAAAATCAAACACAACTTTATGTTCCTCCAGAACCTTTAGGATTGAAAACAATATGTGTAAACTCTTACCTAGAAGCAATAGGTATTTTAGCAACTCACAAAGCAGGAATTGCATCTACTGCACTTAGCCCTGTTATTTCATCGATGTATCACTTATCGACATAA
- a CDS encoding 2Fe-2S iron-sulfur cluster-binding protein, whose product MPQTYTVQIQHQGQTHTIEVPEDKIILRAASAAGLDLPSSCNAGVCTTCAALLVEGTVEQGDGMGLSPELQQKGYALLCVSYPRSNLKIETEKEDEVYDLQFGQFQRS is encoded by the coding sequence ATGCCTCAAACTTATACTGTTCAAATTCAACACCAAGGTCAAACGCATACAATTGAAGTCCCCGAAGACAAAATCATTTTACGTGCTGCAAGTGCCGCTGGTTTAGATCTGCCTAGTTCTTGCAACGCAGGTGTTTGTACTACTTGTGCTGCTTTACTAGTCGAAGGTACTGTAGAACAAGGTGACGGTATGGGTCTTAGTCCTGAGCTACAGCAAAAAGGATACGCCTTACTCTGTGTTTCCTATCCACGCTCAAATTTAAAGATTGAGACAGAAAAGGAAGACGAAGTGTACGACTTACAGTTTGGTCAGTTTCAACGCAGTTAA